The genomic interval CCGGCATTCAGATTTATCTGGGAAGAGAAAGCTAAAATCAAGGACAGGTGGACATGGCCCCCAAGTACTAGTAGCGCGCATCTTTCGGGGGTATTCTAACCTAATAGAAAAATCCAGGACCATGCAGtagggtctctctctctctctctctctctctctctctctctctctctctcagagtTTAAAAGTTAATTATCTGGCCGCGCGCGTCGTGCTCATCTTAATCGGCGATCGTCGCCGCCTGCTATTTTCTGCTCTTCCTCCCTCAAGCGATTAGAGTTCGCATGAAATCGGAAATCCTCACCTATTCTTATCTGAAGTGAAGTATTTATACCCCATATATAATTGttgcattttcttaatttcctGCTCGATTCTTGGCTTCTTTGGTTTTTAGTCTCTTCTTGTCGTGCTCGCTTGGTCATCCCTCTTCTATCTTAATTCTTTGCATTCGCTGCATGCGTCACTCGAAATCAGTCATATCGTACACACATGCTTGATTTTCCTGCAATTCAATCTGCACATTACTTTAGTACATTACAGTAGATGAGTAGAACCGTACCTCACGTCTTAATTTACTCCAGCAAAGGTAAATTATTGTTTAAATTACGTTCATAAATCATTATAAGATTCCTCGATGAGCTTGTTCCTGAGGGATGATTACTCCGTACTTTCGCAGATAAGCAATCAATTAACAAGAAAGGACACTGCTTATCTTCGGAAGTTTGAGAAAGCTAATATTCGAATTCGATACTTCTCATCTAGTTTATGCTTAATATCGACACAATAATTAAGGGACAACAAGTCGATCAAATGTCTTTTCATTATAAATTCTTTCAAAGACGTGTCGATTTGTCATCAGAGCTGCTGAGATTTCTTACTGGCCGGGATTGGTTCGATGACTTCGATCGCCTCCATGGGGAATATTAAGGATATGGTTCATTATTAGTTCATGTTCGTATATTGCGACTGTACTTCAGTTGTAATCTGATTTAATCATGTAATCAGGCAATGATAAGTGTTCGAATTAACAACTAACTAATTATTGGCTTGTGATCTTACCATTCGGATAACATACTATAGGGCAGAGTGAAAGATTTGATATTCACAAATTAATTAGTACCCTAAAATTGCGCCAGTCATTAATCTGCTTTGGTTAATGAGACAAGGTTGAGGGGGCTACTCCTAATTAACGACAGGTGCGTccatagttttattataacatAAAAGATAGTAGCCTGATTTGAACTTGAAAGCACAACAAGTAGAGATGAATTTTGATCATCTATAGAAGATTGATATGTTGCACCAATAGTTAATAGAGAGATCGACAGAAAAGGGATAACATATTGAATTGAGAATGAAAAGGCCAGCAAGCAAATAAAAGAGTCAAAAATCTTGATAGATCCGTGAAACAAAGGTAAATCAAACACTGAGAAGGAAGAGAGAAACATGGAAGAAAAAACGAATCTTCAATATAATTTAATCTAATGTCTCGCCTTATCGCTTAGCTAGGTCTTCTATAGCGATCGTCATAGCTTGCTTTCCACCATTTTCATATACTTCTTTTTCTtgcaaaaaagaaaactagACTCTTTTTCAGCCACGTCTCCACCCCCCAGAAACGGAGCTAGCCGCTGCTGCCGGTTCGACCCGCCCCCCATCGGCCAATTCCACCCCTTCATCTTGATCAGACTTCTTGTCAGTATGCAAAGGAAATTCTTTGACGGTCAGAACATCCCTTATTCTTGCCTAGTTTTCACCTCCCTAGTTCCATGCTTCAATTGCACATAAATATTATTGATTCCCATTTACCTTAACTAAACCATATTATTGCTATGCTTTAGAACTTAGGGTTTCATTTTCTTGCATCATTTCTAGTTTGGTCTGATTTGCTTAGGGGTTTCCTGCGTAAATTATAGCTGAAACAATTAGTCGGTAGGTTGTTTGAGTTGGAAATGGAGGAATACATTAACAATAATGAAATGGATCATGAGAGTCAAGGCACTCCCAGAGGAAATTTCCTCTACGCTTCCCCAAATCTTAGAGGTAACTATGGTAGAGCGTCTGCCAGTGATCATAATCAGCAGATCAGCACCTTTCATCTTCAATCAAGCGGGGGCGAGTGTTTTCCGTCAACACAGCGAACTGTGAAGACCGAAGCAGCCGGTAGTACTTCCCAGCATGCTCATcagcaccaccaccacaaatTTCATCATCCTCAATTTCCTTCCCCTTCATTAGTATTGTCAAGAGGGCACAACGATCAGCTTACGGCTCAGCAGCAGCAGAACATAGAAAACGATAATGAAGTGGAGGCCATCAAAGCTAAGATTATCGCCCACCCTCACTACTCTAACCTCTTACAAGCTTACATGGATTGCCAAAGGGTATATAACAATACATGATTCTATCTAGCAGCTAGTTCAAACTAAAGCTTGTTTCTAATATCTATTCGTGCATCTTACTGGATGTATCATTAATTATACTTAGGTGGGAGCTCCGTCTGAAGTTGTGGCTCGTCTCTCAGTTGCGCgccaagagtttgaagtacgaCAGCGATCTGCAGTCAGTTCAAGAGATGCTTCTTCAAAAGACCCAGAACTCGATCAGTTTATGGTGATTACGATCCGGATGTCTTCTGTTTTTCACCTTCATTTTTATCTCTTTCTTCTTACCTCGATTATAATTTGGATAACTAAACTTGGTCAAACAGGAAGCTTATTATGATATGCTGGTAAAGTATCGCGAGGAACTAACAAGGCCCATACAAGAAGCAATGGATTTCATGAGGAAGATTGAAACTCAGCTTAACATGCTTGGCAATGATAGCAACAGTACTCCTCTACGCATCTTCTCGGCCTGTGCACTAGGTAATTAAGTAGTTAAGGATTGAATTGCATCAGACACTAGATCTTAATTAATCACTATCAGACCAACATCTGATCTGATCTTGATTCTTGAAATGGTAGTTTCGTTAATATAGTCGAACTGTTTGTTTTGTCTTCCTTGAGTACCGTAAACTAAACCTGTCAGACATTTCGTTCATCCACAACTTGGTGTCAAATCTGGTGTTAAAATTTacgaagaggaagaagatcaagCCACAGCCACCTTAGTGTACGTGTATCTACTAgtttaaaatattaatatggatatatatatatatatctatttttttaaagagaaTATCGACAataaatatcattcatattcttaaattatttatttttattaaattacatataaatacatgtgtataaaattaatttttttacatattttattgtatatattatatacattaacgatattttatgttattcgAAAAATATCTCAGATACagagaaaataagatatttattCTTAAAATATATCGGTAATTtaagaaatttaaaatatcTTAAATATATCAGAAATAACAGGTATATTTTAAGCCTTATTGATATACCGTACGTAATCACGAGCTGAACAGTGATTAGTTTAGTTttaattaatcattagcctAATCATATTATAAGATTTCATTAAAATATTTGTATGTCCACATTCGGAAAGAAAGGAGTAGCAGGTTAAGACAAACGCACTTGGATCGAGTATTATACTAAATACTGTACCATATATAAGTGGGTCAATCTGGTTAGATTCACGGCACCAGTGTGACAAATCTCGATCATTCTTACTTGAGTTACTTCTCTTGTTAGGGTTTTGTTTCTCTAGGGTTTGTGGGATTTACATATACCATGTTTGCCTAGAGGTGGAAATTGCATTATCCTTGTGTTCATTCCCATTCCTTTCTGCCTACATAAAAAATCTATCTCTCTCATTTTCGAGTTCATCATCCTATGTTTTCCATTGGATATACTTAAAATGGTATTTTTCTTACATTAAGTTTCTCTTGGTATGCTATTTTTATTACACAAACTTATGAATCAACACAACATTGCATCCCTATAGGAACTATATATAATGTAATGAAGAACATAGGATTCTGTTTCAATCAGATGCACCTTGTAGCTAGACGAAAGCCAGCACGGACATGTATGTCAGCATTCTGCATTCATTCTGCATTCATTTGAGAATTAATACCACCTTCATTTGAGAATTAATACCACCTTCAGATTTGACATCTCTTACCCTAAAGAGAAAAGGTacaataggaaaaaaaaaacaactctTGCCAATTTGCTGAGGAAACTACTCCATCTGTTAATCTCAATTGGTAGTGTGTTCAACTGGTTTAAACCTTGCAAATCATAtgcacattttttttttcgatgattattttgtaattttttctaCTTCCATGTCCATCATTGTTTAATTAGCTAGTACTGATCCAGTTGCTTAATTAGTTACTATATATGCTGGCTAGCACGGATAGTAGTCAAGTAATTCTTAGTAATTTGGTAATAGCTTCTGTTTGTTAGACATTTAAACCTACAGTCTTCATATCAATTTCATTAACCGGCTTAATCCTTGGTCGACAATATAAGTAATGGATGTCGTGGGCACTTGTAGCCCTAGTGGTGTTTTGGCCTCTCCCATTTAAAAATCAACCTCTTTTGATTTTACAAGGAGGGAGAAACTTTGTGAGGAGCTAAACGCATGTACTAACTGGGACTAAATTCCAATTTCCGAGATCTATCTTCTGAGACTGTTTTGAGTCTTTAAATCAACTGATCACTTCTTTTGCCCATCTCGACTTTACTCTGCTTGTGTCTTACAACCTCATATTTCAGAATTCTCTTATCTTTCTTTGGCATATAGAATTTGGGATCGTCTACAATATCTTGAGGTATAGAATACCCTCAATTACAACTTTTTgaactaaaattataattttattgaattaaACTTACAACAtgtgttttttatatttacaaataactatACAAATTTACTACATTGACAACTATTTGTTCATAAatgttataaaaatattataggTGAAATAATTATAACTAAGAAAACTATATTTTCCAAAATATCAACCTGATTGCCACAACGACGTGATATTGGTAAATAGGAGTATCACATACATTGAGGTACCTATTAGATCGATGAATTTGAGTGATCGACAtgtccaaatcaaatcaaccAAAGATATAAATTTTAGTTATCTTACTAAtctttttgggtttattttgTTCTATAGATCGATTAAAAATAGGTTTGATTATGCATTTTGTTATGTATACGTACGTAGGAGTGGAAGATGTGGCTTGATTATATAATTAATGCTACCAGTCTCTTCTTGGTACTTGGTTTAAGATTTACATATTATATGAGCGTACACAGATAAGTGTGACGGAAATGTTTCGTCTGAAGAGGAGCAAGACAACAGCGGTGGAGAGACAGAAGTAGCCGAGATTGATCCAAGAGCTGAAGACAGGGAGCTTAAGAACCACCTTTTGAGAAAGTATAGTGGTTACTTGAGTAGCCTCAAGCAAGAACTTtccaagaaaaagaagaaaggtaAATTGCCCAAAGACGCCAGGCAGAAGCTTCTCAGTTGGTGGGAGTTACATTACAAATGGCCATATCCTTCGGTACCTTGCTCTTCGACTACCCTTTAACAGTCTTTTTATTATTGTAGGTTATGTTGTCAGACTAGTAATTAGCTCATTCATGTACAATGCAGGAGTCGGAGAAGGTTGCGTTGGCCGAGTCGACAGGTTTGGATCAGAAGCAGATAAACAACTGGTTCATAAATCAAAGGAAGAGGCACTGGAAACCATCGGAGGACATGCAGTTCATGGTGATGGATGGCTTGCACCCACAGAACGCAGCAGCCCTCTTTATGGATGGCCACTACATCGGAGATGGTCATTTCCGGCTTGGTCCCTAATCCCTCGCATTACACATTAATTAAGTTAATAGCCTGCCTGTTGTTGGATTACTTATTCATGTGTCTGCTCAAGCAGTACGTGAAATTAAGCGAGTTGGGCGGGCTTAATTATATAGTTTTGTATCGGAAGACTAAAGCAACTGCAAAGTCCGCAAGTCATAGTTTGTGATTGCCATCGCTACAGTTGGTGTTGGGTTGGTAATGTTCAACTTCCATTGTGATAAGAGGAGTGATATAGGGTCttataaattttggttttaaGGTCTCATAAATATTGCTCTTACAGCCCTTAAGGCTTAATCCTATGTGTCAAACCTAATTACATGGATATATTATatcatttttaaatttatgcaATATTATTGTGAAGTAAAAAGATATTAAATTCACTCTAAATCTAATGGTTTTTAAATATCTAAATGTTATAATTTGttctcaaatctattttttttctaaaatatatacttatttttcttttatttaaaaaataaacaaaataaactccggtaaaaaaaataaaaaatatgtacTTTTTTAACGCATATTTATTAGAAtatgtgaatatatatatagtgaacaCATTTGATATATGAGTGTCGTCTTAGCGtgggcgtgtttctttcaaaatgagtattttttaattattatttaagtattttttcaattttcgtttaaTTATCATTTTGTGTTTGCTTTCTGATACGTCTTTTGATTTCTGAGTGTTATTctattgtgggcgtgtgtttctttcaaactgagtatctttctaatgtaagtattttttcaattcctacttgagtatctttacaattctaatatgagtatctttttgtggttgttttcTGATGTAAGTGTCTTTTTAATTTCTGAGTGTCATTTTattatgggcgtgtgtttctttcaaactgaatatctttctaaaatttctaattatatatatatataagggcgCGAccctatatataattcatcgccaaaatatataatttgtattaaATATATTGTGTAATTCTAACAAAATTTATATTGAGTTGATGATCAGCAGTAAGCCGTATGattgtgattttcttttgatctcTCAATAGTACTATCTATAGCTAGTATGTAATCATCCTATTATTCATGGGACTGAGATCCTCTTCTAATACCATTTCTCCTAATATTGCCTAATAAACAAATCTTAACCATTCATTATTAATTAATGGCTAAGATGAGTCCAGTGGTTCATAAATGTCTCCTACCCTATCACAgccaattctctctctctctctctctcatatccCAAATACTCTGTTCGATCGTGTGCTTTCCTTTTAGTGTGGGATTATGACGGAT from Argentina anserina chromosome 2, drPotAnse1.1, whole genome shotgun sequence carries:
- the LOC126782359 gene encoding homeobox protein knotted-1-like 2; this translates as MEEYINNNEMDHESQGTPRGNFLYASPNLRGNYGRASASDHNQQISTFHLQSSGGECFPSTQRTVKTEAAGSTSQHAHQHHHHKFHHPQFPSPSLVLSRGHNDQLTAQQQQNIENDNEVEAIKAKIIAHPHYSNLLQAYMDCQRVGAPSEVVARLSVARQEFEVRQRSAVSSRDASSKDPELDQFMEAYYDMLVKYREELTRPIQEAMDFMRKIETQLNMLGNDSNSTPLRIFSACALDKCDGNVSSEEEQDNSGGETEVAEIDPRAEDRELKNHLLRKYSGYLSSLKQELSKKKKKGKLPKDARQKLLSWWELHYKWPYPSESEKVALAESTGLDQKQINNWFINQRKRHWKPSEDMQFMVMDGLHPQNAAALFMDGHYIGDGHFRLGP